The sequence below is a genomic window from Primulina huaijiensis isolate GDHJ02 unplaced genomic scaffold, ASM1229523v2 scaffold6295, whole genome shotgun sequence.
CACTTGATTTGTAAGTTTTGGCTATAGCTATATTTATATGCATGCATCGTATTGACAGGTAGTGCATCTATGTAAGAGGAAATGGGTTGAAGAAACTACATATCCCCGATTCACTATGATAGGCCAGAGCATTGGCTCAGTATACCTTTCATGGGAAGCTTTGTGCAAGTTCACtcctttatattattttgatacCAGTGGATATGCTTTTACTTATCCTGTTGCACGAATGTTTGGATGCAAAGTGATCTGCTATACACATTACCCAACAATTAGTCTTGACATGCTATCAAGGGTTCATACACGGAGTTCTATGTATAATAATGACAATGTGATTGCTAAGAGGTATAGTTCTTAATTTATGCTTTATTTAACTATCAGTTTACTCCCCGAGTCCCTGTTGTCAAGAATTGCAAAGATCGAGATGAATAGCTAAATAACTAAAGAATGCTCTTAATAGTGATATTTGGAGATATGGTGATTGAAATTGGGTACAATAAACGTGAATGCCTTCTTCAAGAGGGATGCTTATAACCAAATTGATATCATTAGTAGAAAGGTATGACACATTTTTGCATCACATTCGAGATCCATCTTCTGATTTTCCTGTTACGAAAGCTAAGAAGATTTGAAAATTGGATCATATTTAACCAAATatctaacaaaaaaatttacactGTGCCATCCTATCTGATGTAGCAAGCTTACATAAACTTATTGGGTTTACTCTAGTTGCTGGCTGTTCATGAACCTAACTGAACTTTCTTCATGGCAGCATCTTCCTATCACAGTGCAAAGTGATATATTATATAGTTTTCGGCTGGATGTATGGAATAGTAGGCTCCTGTACACACCTTGCAATGGTCAATTCTTCATGGACGGGATCTCACATTCAGAAGCTCTGGGGGATATCAGATCGTATTAAGAGGGTTTATCCTCCATGTGATACTTCTGGTCTTCAGGTTTGCATATTgtgatttttcttttatatcACGTGTTTTCTTATTTGAGTGGTTTTAGTTTATGTATCAACCTTTGTCTGCCTGTACCAACTGGAACTAGTTTTTGAAAACTACCAGATTAAACCTAAAAAAATACTAGTAATTTGAAAGGCTTTTACTATCGAGTATGGGTTGACGTTCATCATCGTAAATATGGGGGTTAAGAGGGGTTATGAGAGAGAAAATTGGATGTGTAGTGATTTATGTGTATTAGCTCATAATGAGTCCATGTTTTGTGGCATGGAGgattaaagaaggaaaaatgtGATGCAAAGGTTGGATTTCTTTTGATTCTGGTTGGTCTTGATACTTTTTGTGATTTTGTCAATAGTGGAATGCTAACCTATGTCTTGCAAACAGGTGCTGCCTTTGGAAAGATCGATGAGTCCACCAAAGATTATTTCCGTGTCTCAATTTCGTCCAGAGAAGGTGGGCATTTTATGAGCTCAAGGTATCCAAGGTTTACCTATCATTTTATTTCGCCAAGtggattttcataaaattaaaatcgATCTTAATGTTTTTCTTTCAGGCACATCCCCTTCAACTCGAGGCATTTGCAATTGTCGTAAAGAATTTGAATGCAGATTTGCCTTCACCTAAGTTGCAATTCGTCGGTAGTTGCAGAAATGCAGCTGATGAGAGAAGGTTGCAACACTTGAAAGACCGAGCTAGGGAGCTGAATGTGGAAAGTGATGTGGAGTTCCACAGAAATGTAACTTATAGGTTTGTGCCATTTCTCTTCGTATTTTGATGCCATGAACAGCTAGCCTTTCTTTTGTGAGATACTGACCAAGTGGAGGCAAAAATCTAATACATATTTCATGCAATATGAAAAGCAATCATCTAGCATCGCAGATTTATGAATCACTCGTGCAGATTTGTTAATCACTCTCTAACTTTTCGTATAACTAGAGATTGTTCCTATTTTTCATTTGCACATATTATCTGCCCAAACGGACACTTTCATCCTTCAAATGATCATACCTGTGAGACTGATAGTGATTGGACACATTACAAAATGAATTGCTGGTGAAACATTTACGTAGTTTGATTGTTAAACCTGGAATTGTCAAATATTACTGCCATGTTTGTTCCCCTTTGGCAACCTGTTGTTGGAGCTTTGATTAATCATTTCACACTAATTCCTTTAAGTTTCCACTCATTTTGTTTGCATTTTTTTATGTGTCTGACTTGTTAAATTGTTTGCTTCCAGTCCAAATTAGGAATCCCATACACTTTACATTCACTCATTTTCCCTCGTCTTCTTTCATTTTCATGGTTTAGTGAGTTGGTGCGTCTTTTGGGTGGCGCGTTTGTGGGAATTCATTCCATGATAGATGAGCATTTTGGCATCTGTGTGGTGGAATACATGGCTTCCGGTGCCATACCGATTGGTTTGTTTCCATTTTTTCCTTGTTGCAGCATCATTTCCAAATTTTATCCGTTCATGATCAATTAAAAGCGAATAATCTTTCTCAGCTCATAAGTCTGCCGGCCCTATGATGGACATTGTGTTACCTGAAGGTGGAAAACAAACTGGATATCTTGCCCATGACGTGCAAGAATACGCAGACGCAATCCTTAAAATCTTAAGAATGCCTGAATCTGAACGGCTTGAGATGGCTGCAGCTGCAAGAAAACGAGCTTTAAGGTTTTCCGAACAACACTTCTATGAAGATTTCAAGGATGCCATTCGCCCAATCTTTCTTCATACCCGCTAGATGATGGAAATCGTCGGTATAAGAGACACTCTGAACATGATTTTACAAGTCAAATTTGTTTAacatatgcatgtttaagttgAATACTTCACTTCACTTACTCCGAAATTTTTAAACCAGAGGAGGAAGCAAATCTCTGGCTACACCGAGTGCCACTGAAGTTATTTTATGTGTTTGTAACGGAGCCAAAGAGACATCGGGCAGTCTTGGTACAATCTTGACATTCAGCAATTCGATAATTTAGAAAATTCTGACCATTTCTGATTATTCATGAATTAATCTGATAATAGCGGAATCAATCGCCTGTTGAAATacaagaagaatttgatgaaagGTAGGGAGTCCGATGAAAATATTACGAATTGAGTAAATTTACAATGGTTTGTTCATGTATAATGTTTCTAATGTTTCATGCAAGGGGATAAAAAAAAACCTATTAAGCCTTCGTATTTTGTTATGTAATTCTTGTTTCTTATTGGCTGTTGTTACGGCCAGATTTATTGCAATGCATCCCACATGACCAACTTCAAATTACGTTCACCCCATCCCcaactttttaaaattgataaaaatacGAAAGATATGAACCaaataaaaaagtttattttcaCTGGAGGGTTGATATGTACGTTGCACATATTAGCGTGACTGTTACATCAGTTATGTGTCAGTATCGCATTAAAAatgaccaattttttttataaaaacaacaaagaaaaCGAAGTAAAACTGAAAGTTACAATTTATAAgattaaaatcacaaaaaatcaaatatatatcattaaaattaaaattttctttttaaaaaaattaagatgatAATGTCTTATTTATAACAttttaaatgaatattttcatactaATATTTTGAGGTGGGTATCGAATGTAAAATCAAATGTAAACATCATAAGCTAACTGCCA
It includes:
- the LOC140970528 gene encoding GDP-Man:Man(3)GlcNAc(2)-PP-Dol alpha-1,2-mannosyltransferase-like, giving the protein MASWLLQSVSLLAALISAFIIRVVYTVISCRRNLRKAVGIFHPYTNDGGGGERVLWCAVKAIQEESPDLDCIIYTGDHDASPQSLSRRSIDRFGVKLINPPKVVHLCKRKWVEETTYPRFTMIGQSIGSVYLSWEALCKFTPLYYFDTSGYAFTYPVARMFGCKVICYTHYPTISLDMLSRVHTRSSMYNNDNVIAKSIFLSQCKVIYYIVFGWMYGIVGSCTHLAMVNSSWTGSHIQKLWGISDRIKRVYPPCDTSGLQVLPLERSMSPPKIISVSQFRPEKAHPLQLEAFAIVVKNLNADLPSPKLQFVGSCRNAADERRLQHLKDRARELNVESDVEFHRNVTYSELVRLLGGAFVGIHSMIDEHFGICVVEYMASGAIPIAHKSAGPMMDIVLPEGGKQTGYLAHDVQEYADAILKILRMPESERLEMAAAARKRALRFSEQHFYEDFKDAIRPIFLHTR